The proteins below come from a single Miscanthus floridulus cultivar M001 chromosome 1, ASM1932011v1, whole genome shotgun sequence genomic window:
- the LOC136489161 gene encoding pterocarpan synthase 1-like produces the protein MATPLTLLFLFLCPAIVLAIASPAEKTGLDPCVCPQENQIRMHMYLHQFPAWPNVSNPNEVGAIGSSQPIGFGTMYVHDWFLTIGPNPNETIVARVQGFHLQAGQTATSWYTSQIIVFQDDNSFAGSTLEVLGITLPPRPSGGQWSIMDGTGTFTNAHGNIKYNDVQSTESSITDVVKELNIHIFYTPEIST, from the exons ATGGCTACTCCTCTCACCTTGCTTTTTCTGTTCCTCTGCCCAGCAATAGTCCTGGCAATTGCTAGCCCCGCTGAAAAAACAGGTCTAGATCCATGCGTGTGTCCCCAAGAGAACCAGATTCGCATGCATATGTACCTACACCAGTTCCCTGCCTGGCCAAACGTCTCAAACCCTAATGAAGTAGGTGCGATAGGTTCATCCCAACCTATTGGGTTTGGCACCATGTATGTTCACGACTGGTTTCTAACCATAGGACCCAATCCGAATGAAACGATTGTTGCACGCGTACAAGGCTTCCATCTCCAGGCTGGTCAAACCGCCACTAGTTGGTACACTTCTCAGATTATAGTGTTTCAGGACGACAACAG TTTTGCAGGATCCACACTCGAAGTGTTAGGGATTACTCTCCCTCCCAGGCCCTCGGGTGGTCAGTGGTCCATTATGGATGGCACCGGAACATTTACTAATGCACATGGTAATATCAAGTACAATGATGTCCAAAGTACCGAGAGCAGCATCACTGATGTCGTAAAAGAGCTTAATATTCATATATTCTACACTCCAGAAATATCAACATAG
- the LOC136459970 gene encoding vegetative cell wall protein gp1-like, whose protein sequence is MFAESRRGLALGKVGLQVLSNAPATQRLSNRHRPALTAAHRHRARAHCCSPPPPVELAAAARAARRLPPPGRQPPQNARPHRPAAAAGLAWPRAAGWPWPPAPPRSAAPDRPAGSRPGPVARRWMAAFRPPAWPTLARPPGSTAPARPADSRQPLPAPATPQRLPAIRAPAAPALPSCVRPPAP, encoded by the coding sequence atgtttgccgagagccgccgtggtctggctctcggcaaagtgggccTCCAGGTCTTATCCAATGCGCCCGCGACACAAAGGCTATCCAACCGCCACCGGCCCGCGCTCACTGCTGCCCACCGCCACCGCGCTCGCGCTCACtgctgctcgccgccgccgcccgtggagctcgccgccgccgcccgtgcaGCTCGCCGCCTGCCCCCGCCCGGCCGTCAGCCGCCGCAGAACGCCCGCCCCCACCGTCCGGCCGCCGCAGCAGGCCTCGCCTGGCCGCGCGCCGCTGGCTGGCCGTGGCCGCCCGCCCCGCCCCGCAGCGCCGCGCCTGACCGCCCGGCAGGCAGCAGGCCTGGCCCGGTCGCCCGCCGCTGGATGGCCGCATTCCGACCGCCCGCCTGGCCCACGCTCGCGCGCCCGCCCGGCAGCAccgcgcccgcccgcccggccgACAGCCGGCAGCCCCTCCCCGCCCCGGCCACACCGCAACGCCTCCCTGCGATTCGTGCCCCGGCCGCGCCCGCCCTCCCCAGCTGcgtccgcccgcccgcgcccTAG